In Stigmatopora nigra isolate UIUO_SnigA chromosome 18, RoL_Snig_1.1, whole genome shotgun sequence, one genomic interval encodes:
- the LOC144211195 gene encoding calcium/calmodulin-dependent protein kinase type II subunit gamma isoform X3 codes for MATTATSTRFTDEYQLYEELGKGAFSVVRRCVKKSSGQEYAAKIINTKKLSERDHHKLEREARICRLLKHPNIVRLHDSISEEGFHYLVFDLVTGGELFEDIVAREYYSEADASHCISQILESVNHIHQHDIVHRDLKPENLLLASKMKGAAVKLADFGLAIEVQGDQQAWFGFAGTPGYLSPEVLRKDPYGKPVDIWACGVILYILLVGYPPFWDEDQHKLYQQIKAGAYDFPSPEWDTVTPEAKNLINQMLTINPAKRITAEQALKHPWVCHRSTVASMMHRQETVECLRKFNARRKLKGAILTTMLVSRNFSVGRQHTNSAAAASSTASLAQEACKSLLNKKSDSAKPSTNNSKNSIVSAINALKDTNMATNAQMESQSTVVHNPPDGVKGSTESNATNDEEEMKVPPHDVKRMAWNSTGNGDCAQSCPPSTASSAAPVGGINSAAAKCNVKQTRKQEIIKITEQLIEAINNGVFEDYTRICDPGLTSFEPEALGNLVEGMDFHKFYFENLLSKNDKPVHTTLLNPHVHLIGEDAACIAYIRLTQFVDSGGRPRSSQSEETRVWHRRDGKWLNVHFHCSGAPAAPLQ; via the exons GGGAGCTTTTTCAGTGGTGCGCCGATGTGTCAAGAAATCTTCCGGGCAGGAATACGCCGCCAAGATCATCAACACCAAGAAACTATCTGAACGAG ACCACCACAAACTGGAACGTGAGGCTCGCATCTGCCGGCTGCTCAAGCACCCCAACATCG TGCGACTCCATGACAGTATTTCAGAAGAGGGCTTTCATTACCTTGTCTTTGACCT GGTGACAGGAGGGGAGCTTTTTGAAGACATCGTAGCCAGAGAATACTACAGCGAGGCCGACGCCAG TCATTGCATTAGTCAGATCTTGGAGAGTGTCAATCATATCCACCAGCATGATATTGTGCACAGAGACCTCAAG CCTGAGAACCTGTTGTTGGCCAGTAAAATGAAGGGTGCCGCAGTGAAGCTGGCAGATTTTGGACTGGCTATTGAAGTGCAGGGAGACCAGCAAGCTTGGTTCG GCTTTGCGGGCACGCCTGGTTATTTGTCTCCAGAAGTCCTTCGGAAGGACCCTTATGGCAAACCTGTGGACATCTGGGCTTGTG GCGTTATTCTCTATATATTGTTAGTTGGATATCCTCCATTCTGGGACGAGGATCAGCACAAGCTTTATCAACAGATCAAAGCTGGAGCCTATGAT TTCCCCTCCCCGGAGTGGGACACAGTGACCCCCGAAGCCAAGAACCTGATCAACCAGATGTTGACTATCAACCCAGCCAAGCGCATCACTGCCGAACAGGCTCTCAAGCACCCATGGGTCTGC CACCGCTCCACAGTGGCGTCAATGATGCACAGACAGGAAACTGTCGAGTGTCTCCGCAAGTTCAACGCTCGCCGAAAACTCAAG GGAGCCATCCTCACCACCATGCTGGTGTCCAGAAACTTCTCAG TGGGCCGGCAGCATACCAACTCTGCTGCTGCCGCCTCCTCCACTGCCTCACTGGCTCAGGAAG CATGCAAAAGTTTACTCAACAAGAAATCGGACTCTGCTAAG CCTTCCACCAACAACAGTAAGAACAGTATAGTGAGTGCCATCAATGCCCTGAAAGACACCAACATGGCCACCAACGCTCAGATG GAATCTCAAAGCACGGTGGTGCACAACCCTCCAGATGGCGTCAAG GGATCGACTGAGAGCAATGCCACCAACGATGAGGAAGAAATGAAAG TACCACCGCATGATGTAAAGCGCATGGCTTGGAACAGCACGGGTAACGGCGACTGCGCTCAGTCCTGTCCACCTTCCACCGCCAGCAGCGCTGCTCCTGTAGGGGGCATCAACTCTGCCGCTGCTAAATGCAACGTTAAGCAGA CCCGCAAACAGGAGATCATCAAGATCACCGAGCAACTCATTGAAGCCATCAACAATGGAGTCTTTGAAGATTACAC GAGGATTTGTGACCCTGGGCTCACTTCCTTTGAGCCAGAGGCTTTGGGTAACCTGGTGGAGGGCATGGACTTTCACAAGTTCTACTTTGAAAACT TGTTGAGCAAGAACGACAAACCGGTGCACACCACTCTGCTCAACCCGCACGTGCACCTGATCGGCGAGGACGCGGCGTGCATCGCGTACATCCGCCTCACGCAGTTCGTAGACTCGGGCGGCCGCCCACGCTCCAGCCAATCGGAGGAGACTCGCGTCTGGCACCGCCGCGACGGCAAGTGGCTCAACGTTCACTTCCACTGCTCGGGAGCGCCCGCCGCGCCACTACAGTGA
- the LOC144211195 gene encoding calcium/calmodulin-dependent protein kinase type II subunit gamma isoform X1 → MATTATSTRFTDEYQLYEELGKGAFSVVRRCVKKSSGQEYAAKIINTKKLSERDHHKLEREARICRLLKHPNIVRLHDSISEEGFHYLVFDLVTGGELFEDIVAREYYSEADASHCISQILESVNHIHQHDIVHRDLKPENLLLASKMKGAAVKLADFGLAIEVQGDQQAWFGFAGTPGYLSPEVLRKDPYGKPVDIWACGVILYILLVGYPPFWDEDQHKLYQQIKAGAYDFPSPEWDTVTPEAKNLINQMLTINPAKRITAEQALKHPWVCHRSTVASMMHRQETVECLRKFNARRKLKGAILTTMLVSRNFSVGRQHTNSAAAASSTASLAQEACKSLLNKKSDSAKPSTNNSKNSIVSAINALKDTNMATNAQMESQSTVVHNPPDGVKGSTESNATNDEEEMKADSSALSLCSATEEMPPLLPSPQGSPAIPPHDVKRMAWNSTGNGDCAQSCPPSTASSAAPVGGINSAAAKCNVKQTRKQEIIKITEQLIEAINNGVFEDYTRICDPGLTSFEPEALGNLVEGMDFHKFYFENLLSKNDKPVHTTLLNPHVHLIGEDAACIAYIRLTQFVDSGGRPRSSQSEETRVWHRRDGKWLNVHFHCSGAPAAPLQ, encoded by the exons GGGAGCTTTTTCAGTGGTGCGCCGATGTGTCAAGAAATCTTCCGGGCAGGAATACGCCGCCAAGATCATCAACACCAAGAAACTATCTGAACGAG ACCACCACAAACTGGAACGTGAGGCTCGCATCTGCCGGCTGCTCAAGCACCCCAACATCG TGCGACTCCATGACAGTATTTCAGAAGAGGGCTTTCATTACCTTGTCTTTGACCT GGTGACAGGAGGGGAGCTTTTTGAAGACATCGTAGCCAGAGAATACTACAGCGAGGCCGACGCCAG TCATTGCATTAGTCAGATCTTGGAGAGTGTCAATCATATCCACCAGCATGATATTGTGCACAGAGACCTCAAG CCTGAGAACCTGTTGTTGGCCAGTAAAATGAAGGGTGCCGCAGTGAAGCTGGCAGATTTTGGACTGGCTATTGAAGTGCAGGGAGACCAGCAAGCTTGGTTCG GCTTTGCGGGCACGCCTGGTTATTTGTCTCCAGAAGTCCTTCGGAAGGACCCTTATGGCAAACCTGTGGACATCTGGGCTTGTG GCGTTATTCTCTATATATTGTTAGTTGGATATCCTCCATTCTGGGACGAGGATCAGCACAAGCTTTATCAACAGATCAAAGCTGGAGCCTATGAT TTCCCCTCCCCGGAGTGGGACACAGTGACCCCCGAAGCCAAGAACCTGATCAACCAGATGTTGACTATCAACCCAGCCAAGCGCATCACTGCCGAACAGGCTCTCAAGCACCCATGGGTCTGC CACCGCTCCACAGTGGCGTCAATGATGCACAGACAGGAAACTGTCGAGTGTCTCCGCAAGTTCAACGCTCGCCGAAAACTCAAG GGAGCCATCCTCACCACCATGCTGGTGTCCAGAAACTTCTCAG TGGGCCGGCAGCATACCAACTCTGCTGCTGCCGCCTCCTCCACTGCCTCACTGGCTCAGGAAG CATGCAAAAGTTTACTCAACAAGAAATCGGACTCTGCTAAG CCTTCCACCAACAACAGTAAGAACAGTATAGTGAGTGCCATCAATGCCCTGAAAGACACCAACATGGCCACCAACGCTCAGATG GAATCTCAAAGCACGGTGGTGCACAACCCTCCAGATGGCGTCAAG GGATCGACTGAGAGCAATGCCACCAACGATGAGGAAGAAATGAAAG CGGACAGCTCAGCGCTGAGTCTGTGCAGCGCCACCGAGGAGATGCCCCCACTTCTGCCCTCACCTCAAGGCTCACCTGCCA TACCACCGCATGATGTAAAGCGCATGGCTTGGAACAGCACGGGTAACGGCGACTGCGCTCAGTCCTGTCCACCTTCCACCGCCAGCAGCGCTGCTCCTGTAGGGGGCATCAACTCTGCCGCTGCTAAATGCAACGTTAAGCAGA CCCGCAAACAGGAGATCATCAAGATCACCGAGCAACTCATTGAAGCCATCAACAATGGAGTCTTTGAAGATTACAC GAGGATTTGTGACCCTGGGCTCACTTCCTTTGAGCCAGAGGCTTTGGGTAACCTGGTGGAGGGCATGGACTTTCACAAGTTCTACTTTGAAAACT TGTTGAGCAAGAACGACAAACCGGTGCACACCACTCTGCTCAACCCGCACGTGCACCTGATCGGCGAGGACGCGGCGTGCATCGCGTACATCCGCCTCACGCAGTTCGTAGACTCGGGCGGCCGCCCACGCTCCAGCCAATCGGAGGAGACTCGCGTCTGGCACCGCCGCGACGGCAAGTGGCTCAACGTTCACTTCCACTGCTCGGGAGCGCCCGCCGCGCCACTACAGTGA
- the LOC144211195 gene encoding calcium/calmodulin-dependent protein kinase type II subunit gamma isoform X12 — translation MATTATSTRFTDEYQLYEELGKGAFSVVRRCVKKSSGQEYAAKIINTKKLSERDHHKLEREARICRLLKHPNIVRLHDSISEEGFHYLVFDLVTGGELFEDIVAREYYSEADASHCISQILESVNHIHQHDIVHRDLKPENLLLASKMKGAAVKLADFGLAIEVQGDQQAWFGFAGTPGYLSPEVLRKDPYGKPVDIWACGVILYILLVGYPPFWDEDQHKLYQQIKAGAYDFPSPEWDTVTPEAKNLINQMLTINPAKRITAEQALKHPWVCHRSTVASMMHRQETVECLRKFNARRKLKGAILTTMLVSRNFSACKSLLNKKSDSAKPSTNNSKNSIVSAINALKDTNMATNAQMESQSTVVHNPPDGVKGSTESNATNDEEEMKADSSALSLCSATEEMPPLLPSPQGSPATRKQEIIKITEQLIEAINNGVFEDYTRICDPGLTSFEPEALGNLVEGMDFHKFYFENLLSKNDKPVHTTLLNPHVHLIGEDAACIAYIRLTQFVDSGGRPRSSQSEETRVWHRRDGKWLNVHFHCSGAPAAPLQ, via the exons GGGAGCTTTTTCAGTGGTGCGCCGATGTGTCAAGAAATCTTCCGGGCAGGAATACGCCGCCAAGATCATCAACACCAAGAAACTATCTGAACGAG ACCACCACAAACTGGAACGTGAGGCTCGCATCTGCCGGCTGCTCAAGCACCCCAACATCG TGCGACTCCATGACAGTATTTCAGAAGAGGGCTTTCATTACCTTGTCTTTGACCT GGTGACAGGAGGGGAGCTTTTTGAAGACATCGTAGCCAGAGAATACTACAGCGAGGCCGACGCCAG TCATTGCATTAGTCAGATCTTGGAGAGTGTCAATCATATCCACCAGCATGATATTGTGCACAGAGACCTCAAG CCTGAGAACCTGTTGTTGGCCAGTAAAATGAAGGGTGCCGCAGTGAAGCTGGCAGATTTTGGACTGGCTATTGAAGTGCAGGGAGACCAGCAAGCTTGGTTCG GCTTTGCGGGCACGCCTGGTTATTTGTCTCCAGAAGTCCTTCGGAAGGACCCTTATGGCAAACCTGTGGACATCTGGGCTTGTG GCGTTATTCTCTATATATTGTTAGTTGGATATCCTCCATTCTGGGACGAGGATCAGCACAAGCTTTATCAACAGATCAAAGCTGGAGCCTATGAT TTCCCCTCCCCGGAGTGGGACACAGTGACCCCCGAAGCCAAGAACCTGATCAACCAGATGTTGACTATCAACCCAGCCAAGCGCATCACTGCCGAACAGGCTCTCAAGCACCCATGGGTCTGC CACCGCTCCACAGTGGCGTCAATGATGCACAGACAGGAAACTGTCGAGTGTCTCCGCAAGTTCAACGCTCGCCGAAAACTCAAG GGAGCCATCCTCACCACCATGCTGGTGTCCAGAAACTTCTCAG CATGCAAAAGTTTACTCAACAAGAAATCGGACTCTGCTAAG CCTTCCACCAACAACAGTAAGAACAGTATAGTGAGTGCCATCAATGCCCTGAAAGACACCAACATGGCCACCAACGCTCAGATG GAATCTCAAAGCACGGTGGTGCACAACCCTCCAGATGGCGTCAAG GGATCGACTGAGAGCAATGCCACCAACGATGAGGAAGAAATGAAAG CGGACAGCTCAGCGCTGAGTCTGTGCAGCGCCACCGAGGAGATGCCCCCACTTCTGCCCTCACCTCAAGGCTCACCTGCCA CCCGCAAACAGGAGATCATCAAGATCACCGAGCAACTCATTGAAGCCATCAACAATGGAGTCTTTGAAGATTACAC GAGGATTTGTGACCCTGGGCTCACTTCCTTTGAGCCAGAGGCTTTGGGTAACCTGGTGGAGGGCATGGACTTTCACAAGTTCTACTTTGAAAACT TGTTGAGCAAGAACGACAAACCGGTGCACACCACTCTGCTCAACCCGCACGTGCACCTGATCGGCGAGGACGCGGCGTGCATCGCGTACATCCGCCTCACGCAGTTCGTAGACTCGGGCGGCCGCCCACGCTCCAGCCAATCGGAGGAGACTCGCGTCTGGCACCGCCGCGACGGCAAGTGGCTCAACGTTCACTTCCACTGCTCGGGAGCGCCCGCCGCGCCACTACAGTGA
- the LOC144211195 gene encoding calcium/calmodulin-dependent protein kinase type II subunit gamma isoform X5 produces the protein MATTATSTRFTDEYQLYEELGKGAFSVVRRCVKKSSGQEYAAKIINTKKLSERDHHKLEREARICRLLKHPNIVRLHDSISEEGFHYLVFDLVTGGELFEDIVAREYYSEADASHCISQILESVNHIHQHDIVHRDLKPENLLLASKMKGAAVKLADFGLAIEVQGDQQAWFGFAGTPGYLSPEVLRKDPYGKPVDIWACGVILYILLVGYPPFWDEDQHKLYQQIKAGAYDFPSPEWDTVTPEAKNLINQMLTINPAKRITAEQALKHPWVCHRSTVASMMHRQETVECLRKFNARRKLKGAILTTMLVSRNFSVGRQHTNSAAAASSTASLAQEACKSLLNKKSDSAKPSTNNSKNSIVSAINALKDTNMATNAQMESQSTVVHNPPDGVKGSTESNATNDEEEMKADSSALSLCSATEEMPPLLPSPQGSPATRKQEIIKITEQLIEAINNGVFEDYTRICDPGLTSFEPEALGNLVEGMDFHKFYFENLLSKNDKPVHTTLLNPHVHLIGEDAACIAYIRLTQFVDSGGRPRSSQSEETRVWHRRDGKWLNVHFHCSGAPAAPLQ, from the exons GGGAGCTTTTTCAGTGGTGCGCCGATGTGTCAAGAAATCTTCCGGGCAGGAATACGCCGCCAAGATCATCAACACCAAGAAACTATCTGAACGAG ACCACCACAAACTGGAACGTGAGGCTCGCATCTGCCGGCTGCTCAAGCACCCCAACATCG TGCGACTCCATGACAGTATTTCAGAAGAGGGCTTTCATTACCTTGTCTTTGACCT GGTGACAGGAGGGGAGCTTTTTGAAGACATCGTAGCCAGAGAATACTACAGCGAGGCCGACGCCAG TCATTGCATTAGTCAGATCTTGGAGAGTGTCAATCATATCCACCAGCATGATATTGTGCACAGAGACCTCAAG CCTGAGAACCTGTTGTTGGCCAGTAAAATGAAGGGTGCCGCAGTGAAGCTGGCAGATTTTGGACTGGCTATTGAAGTGCAGGGAGACCAGCAAGCTTGGTTCG GCTTTGCGGGCACGCCTGGTTATTTGTCTCCAGAAGTCCTTCGGAAGGACCCTTATGGCAAACCTGTGGACATCTGGGCTTGTG GCGTTATTCTCTATATATTGTTAGTTGGATATCCTCCATTCTGGGACGAGGATCAGCACAAGCTTTATCAACAGATCAAAGCTGGAGCCTATGAT TTCCCCTCCCCGGAGTGGGACACAGTGACCCCCGAAGCCAAGAACCTGATCAACCAGATGTTGACTATCAACCCAGCCAAGCGCATCACTGCCGAACAGGCTCTCAAGCACCCATGGGTCTGC CACCGCTCCACAGTGGCGTCAATGATGCACAGACAGGAAACTGTCGAGTGTCTCCGCAAGTTCAACGCTCGCCGAAAACTCAAG GGAGCCATCCTCACCACCATGCTGGTGTCCAGAAACTTCTCAG TGGGCCGGCAGCATACCAACTCTGCTGCTGCCGCCTCCTCCACTGCCTCACTGGCTCAGGAAG CATGCAAAAGTTTACTCAACAAGAAATCGGACTCTGCTAAG CCTTCCACCAACAACAGTAAGAACAGTATAGTGAGTGCCATCAATGCCCTGAAAGACACCAACATGGCCACCAACGCTCAGATG GAATCTCAAAGCACGGTGGTGCACAACCCTCCAGATGGCGTCAAG GGATCGACTGAGAGCAATGCCACCAACGATGAGGAAGAAATGAAAG CGGACAGCTCAGCGCTGAGTCTGTGCAGCGCCACCGAGGAGATGCCCCCACTTCTGCCCTCACCTCAAGGCTCACCTGCCA CCCGCAAACAGGAGATCATCAAGATCACCGAGCAACTCATTGAAGCCATCAACAATGGAGTCTTTGAAGATTACAC GAGGATTTGTGACCCTGGGCTCACTTCCTTTGAGCCAGAGGCTTTGGGTAACCTGGTGGAGGGCATGGACTTTCACAAGTTCTACTTTGAAAACT TGTTGAGCAAGAACGACAAACCGGTGCACACCACTCTGCTCAACCCGCACGTGCACCTGATCGGCGAGGACGCGGCGTGCATCGCGTACATCCGCCTCACGCAGTTCGTAGACTCGGGCGGCCGCCCACGCTCCAGCCAATCGGAGGAGACTCGCGTCTGGCACCGCCGCGACGGCAAGTGGCTCAACGTTCACTTCCACTGCTCGGGAGCGCCCGCCGCGCCACTACAGTGA
- the LOC144211195 gene encoding calcium/calmodulin-dependent protein kinase type II subunit gamma isoform X7, whose translation MATTATSTRFTDEYQLYEELGKGAFSVVRRCVKKSSGQEYAAKIINTKKLSERDHHKLEREARICRLLKHPNIVRLHDSISEEGFHYLVFDLVTGGELFEDIVAREYYSEADASHCISQILESVNHIHQHDIVHRDLKPENLLLASKMKGAAVKLADFGLAIEVQGDQQAWFGFAGTPGYLSPEVLRKDPYGKPVDIWACGVILYILLVGYPPFWDEDQHKLYQQIKAGAYDFPSPEWDTVTPEAKNLINQMLTINPAKRITAEQALKHPWVCHRSTVASMMHRQETVECLRKFNARRKLKGAILTTMLVSRNFSVGRQHTNSAAAASSTASLAQEACKSLLNKKSDSAKESQSTVVHNPPDGVKGSTESNATNDEEEMKVPPHDVKRMAWNSTGNGDCAQSCPPSTASSAAPVGGINSAAAKCNVKQTRKQEIIKITEQLIEAINNGVFEDYTRICDPGLTSFEPEALGNLVEGMDFHKFYFENLLSKNDKPVHTTLLNPHVHLIGEDAACIAYIRLTQFVDSGGRPRSSQSEETRVWHRRDGKWLNVHFHCSGAPAAPLQ comes from the exons GGGAGCTTTTTCAGTGGTGCGCCGATGTGTCAAGAAATCTTCCGGGCAGGAATACGCCGCCAAGATCATCAACACCAAGAAACTATCTGAACGAG ACCACCACAAACTGGAACGTGAGGCTCGCATCTGCCGGCTGCTCAAGCACCCCAACATCG TGCGACTCCATGACAGTATTTCAGAAGAGGGCTTTCATTACCTTGTCTTTGACCT GGTGACAGGAGGGGAGCTTTTTGAAGACATCGTAGCCAGAGAATACTACAGCGAGGCCGACGCCAG TCATTGCATTAGTCAGATCTTGGAGAGTGTCAATCATATCCACCAGCATGATATTGTGCACAGAGACCTCAAG CCTGAGAACCTGTTGTTGGCCAGTAAAATGAAGGGTGCCGCAGTGAAGCTGGCAGATTTTGGACTGGCTATTGAAGTGCAGGGAGACCAGCAAGCTTGGTTCG GCTTTGCGGGCACGCCTGGTTATTTGTCTCCAGAAGTCCTTCGGAAGGACCCTTATGGCAAACCTGTGGACATCTGGGCTTGTG GCGTTATTCTCTATATATTGTTAGTTGGATATCCTCCATTCTGGGACGAGGATCAGCACAAGCTTTATCAACAGATCAAAGCTGGAGCCTATGAT TTCCCCTCCCCGGAGTGGGACACAGTGACCCCCGAAGCCAAGAACCTGATCAACCAGATGTTGACTATCAACCCAGCCAAGCGCATCACTGCCGAACAGGCTCTCAAGCACCCATGGGTCTGC CACCGCTCCACAGTGGCGTCAATGATGCACAGACAGGAAACTGTCGAGTGTCTCCGCAAGTTCAACGCTCGCCGAAAACTCAAG GGAGCCATCCTCACCACCATGCTGGTGTCCAGAAACTTCTCAG TGGGCCGGCAGCATACCAACTCTGCTGCTGCCGCCTCCTCCACTGCCTCACTGGCTCAGGAAG CATGCAAAAGTTTACTCAACAAGAAATCGGACTCTGCTAAG GAATCTCAAAGCACGGTGGTGCACAACCCTCCAGATGGCGTCAAG GGATCGACTGAGAGCAATGCCACCAACGATGAGGAAGAAATGAAAG TACCACCGCATGATGTAAAGCGCATGGCTTGGAACAGCACGGGTAACGGCGACTGCGCTCAGTCCTGTCCACCTTCCACCGCCAGCAGCGCTGCTCCTGTAGGGGGCATCAACTCTGCCGCTGCTAAATGCAACGTTAAGCAGA CCCGCAAACAGGAGATCATCAAGATCACCGAGCAACTCATTGAAGCCATCAACAATGGAGTCTTTGAAGATTACAC GAGGATTTGTGACCCTGGGCTCACTTCCTTTGAGCCAGAGGCTTTGGGTAACCTGGTGGAGGGCATGGACTTTCACAAGTTCTACTTTGAAAACT TGTTGAGCAAGAACGACAAACCGGTGCACACCACTCTGCTCAACCCGCACGTGCACCTGATCGGCGAGGACGCGGCGTGCATCGCGTACATCCGCCTCACGCAGTTCGTAGACTCGGGCGGCCGCCCACGCTCCAGCCAATCGGAGGAGACTCGCGTCTGGCACCGCCGCGACGGCAAGTGGCTCAACGTTCACTTCCACTGCTCGGGAGCGCCCGCCGCGCCACTACAGTGA
- the LOC144211195 gene encoding calcium/calmodulin-dependent protein kinase type II subunit gamma isoform X11 yields MATTATSTRFTDEYQLYEELGKGAFSVVRRCVKKSSGQEYAAKIINTKKLSERDHHKLEREARICRLLKHPNIVRLHDSISEEGFHYLVFDLVTGGELFEDIVAREYYSEADASHCISQILESVNHIHQHDIVHRDLKPENLLLASKMKGAAVKLADFGLAIEVQGDQQAWFGFAGTPGYLSPEVLRKDPYGKPVDIWACGVILYILLVGYPPFWDEDQHKLYQQIKAGAYDFPSPEWDTVTPEAKNLINQMLTINPAKRITAEQALKHPWVCHRSTVASMMHRQETVECLRKFNARRKLKGAILTTMLVSRNFSACKSLLNKKSDSAKESQSTVVHNPPDGVKGSTESNATNDEEEMKARKQEIIKITEQLIEAINNGVFEDYTRICDPGLTSFEPEALGNLVEGMDFHKFYFENLLSKNDKPVHTTLLNPHVHLIGEDAACIAYIRLTQFVDSGGRPRSSQSEETRVWHRRDGKWLNVHFHCSGAPAAPLQ; encoded by the exons GGGAGCTTTTTCAGTGGTGCGCCGATGTGTCAAGAAATCTTCCGGGCAGGAATACGCCGCCAAGATCATCAACACCAAGAAACTATCTGAACGAG ACCACCACAAACTGGAACGTGAGGCTCGCATCTGCCGGCTGCTCAAGCACCCCAACATCG TGCGACTCCATGACAGTATTTCAGAAGAGGGCTTTCATTACCTTGTCTTTGACCT GGTGACAGGAGGGGAGCTTTTTGAAGACATCGTAGCCAGAGAATACTACAGCGAGGCCGACGCCAG TCATTGCATTAGTCAGATCTTGGAGAGTGTCAATCATATCCACCAGCATGATATTGTGCACAGAGACCTCAAG CCTGAGAACCTGTTGTTGGCCAGTAAAATGAAGGGTGCCGCAGTGAAGCTGGCAGATTTTGGACTGGCTATTGAAGTGCAGGGAGACCAGCAAGCTTGGTTCG GCTTTGCGGGCACGCCTGGTTATTTGTCTCCAGAAGTCCTTCGGAAGGACCCTTATGGCAAACCTGTGGACATCTGGGCTTGTG GCGTTATTCTCTATATATTGTTAGTTGGATATCCTCCATTCTGGGACGAGGATCAGCACAAGCTTTATCAACAGATCAAAGCTGGAGCCTATGAT TTCCCCTCCCCGGAGTGGGACACAGTGACCCCCGAAGCCAAGAACCTGATCAACCAGATGTTGACTATCAACCCAGCCAAGCGCATCACTGCCGAACAGGCTCTCAAGCACCCATGGGTCTGC CACCGCTCCACAGTGGCGTCAATGATGCACAGACAGGAAACTGTCGAGTGTCTCCGCAAGTTCAACGCTCGCCGAAAACTCAAG GGAGCCATCCTCACCACCATGCTGGTGTCCAGAAACTTCTCAG CATGCAAAAGTTTACTCAACAAGAAATCGGACTCTGCTAAG GAATCTCAAAGCACGGTGGTGCACAACCCTCCAGATGGCGTCAAG GGATCGACTGAGAGCAATGCCACCAACGATGAGGAAGAAATGAAAG CCCGCAAACAGGAGATCATCAAGATCACCGAGCAACTCATTGAAGCCATCAACAATGGAGTCTTTGAAGATTACAC GAGGATTTGTGACCCTGGGCTCACTTCCTTTGAGCCAGAGGCTTTGGGTAACCTGGTGGAGGGCATGGACTTTCACAAGTTCTACTTTGAAAACT TGTTGAGCAAGAACGACAAACCGGTGCACACCACTCTGCTCAACCCGCACGTGCACCTGATCGGCGAGGACGCGGCGTGCATCGCGTACATCCGCCTCACGCAGTTCGTAGACTCGGGCGGCCGCCCACGCTCCAGCCAATCGGAGGAGACTCGCGTCTGGCACCGCCGCGACGGCAAGTGGCTCAACGTTCACTTCCACTGCTCGGGAGCGCCCGCCGCGCCACTACAGTGA